Proteins from one Streptosporangium becharense genomic window:
- a CDS encoding metal-dependent hydrolase gives MMGHTHALTGAIAWLGVAPTLAALPLLTESSQFVQTGIMVNALTPAEFVAGTLICAGAAMLPDLDHPSATIAQTFGPVTWALSKAVSWLSGGHRNATHSLLFAVAAGFGAHYLANTYPIGRDILVVLLIGLALRAIGIGIPGKKLASAAVNVAMTVGLFAVFRSDHVGYAWLGMAVAVGCLTHVVGDCCTEKGCPVLWPMKQKWLLPWKIGIKTGRAFEQKFLAPVLSIAVLGLLYFRLAPLPTY, from the coding sequence ATGATGGGGCATACGCACGCGTTGACGGGGGCGATCGCCTGGCTGGGGGTGGCGCCGACCCTGGCCGCGTTACCGCTGCTCACCGAGTCGTCCCAGTTCGTGCAGACCGGGATCATGGTCAACGCGCTGACTCCCGCCGAGTTCGTCGCCGGGACCCTCATCTGCGCGGGGGCGGCGATGCTGCCCGACCTCGACCACCCGAGTGCGACGATCGCGCAGACGTTCGGGCCGGTCACCTGGGCGTTGAGCAAGGCCGTCTCGTGGCTCAGCGGAGGTCACCGCAACGCCACCCACTCGCTGCTGTTCGCCGTGGCCGCCGGGTTCGGCGCCCACTACCTGGCCAACACCTACCCGATCGGCCGCGACATCCTCGTCGTGCTGCTCATCGGCCTGGCCCTGCGGGCGATCGGGATCGGCATCCCCGGCAAGAAGCTCGCCTCGGCGGCGGTGAACGTCGCCATGACGGTCGGGCTGTTCGCGGTCTTCCGCAGTGACCACGTGGGGTACGCCTGGCTCGGGATGGCGGTCGCGGTGGGCTGTCTGACCCATGTCGTCGGAGACTGCTGCACCGAGAAGGGCTGCCCGGTGCTGTGGCCGATGAAGCAGAAGTGGCTGCTGCCCTGGAAGATCGGGATCAAGACGGGCCGCGCCTTCGAGCAGAAGTTCCTCGCCCCGGTGCTCTCGATCGCGGTGCTCGGCCTGTTGTACTTCCGCCTCGCTCCACTGCCGACATACTGA
- a CDS encoding sugar ABC transporter substrate-binding protein, whose translation MRKGILSMTAAAAAMTLGLAACGGESGDSSAQSGGAPAETKAAGKIGVILPDSKSSARWETADRKYLEEAFKSAGVAYDIQNAQGDKTQFQTIADQMITSGATVLMIVNLDSGTGKAVLDKAKAQGVATIDYDRLTLNGGASYYVSFDNTKVGVLQGEGLVKCLTDKKADKPIVAELNGSPTDNNATLFKNGYDSVLKPKYDAGEYVKGPDQSVPDWDNAQAGTIFEQMLTEQPKIAGVLAANDGLGNAAITVLKKNNLNGKVPVTGQDATVQGLQNILAGDQCMTVYKAIKKEADAAAKLAIALAKGEKPTATGTVKDSESNADVPAVLLEPQAIFFDTVKDVVADGYVTKEDLCTGEFAAKCTEAGIS comes from the coding sequence ATGCGCAAGGGGATCCTCAGCATGACCGCCGCCGCCGCGGCGATGACCCTCGGCCTCGCCGCCTGCGGAGGCGAGAGCGGCGACTCCTCCGCCCAGAGCGGCGGAGCCCCCGCCGAGACCAAGGCGGCCGGCAAGATCGGCGTCATCCTCCCCGACAGCAAGTCCTCCGCCCGCTGGGAGACCGCGGACCGCAAGTATCTGGAGGAGGCGTTCAAGTCCGCGGGCGTGGCCTACGACATCCAGAACGCCCAGGGCGACAAGACCCAGTTCCAGACCATCGCCGACCAGATGATCACCAGTGGGGCCACCGTCCTCATGATCGTCAACCTCGACAGCGGCACCGGCAAGGCCGTGCTCGACAAGGCCAAGGCCCAGGGTGTGGCCACCATCGACTACGACCGCCTCACCCTCAACGGCGGCGCCTCCTACTACGTCAGCTTCGACAACACCAAGGTCGGCGTCCTTCAGGGCGAGGGCCTGGTCAAGTGCCTGACCGACAAGAAGGCCGACAAGCCGATCGTCGCCGAGCTCAACGGCTCACCCACCGACAACAACGCCACGCTGTTCAAGAACGGCTACGACAGCGTGCTCAAGCCCAAGTACGACGCCGGTGAGTACGTCAAGGGCCCGGACCAGTCGGTGCCGGACTGGGACAACGCCCAGGCGGGCACGATCTTCGAGCAGATGCTGACCGAGCAGCCGAAGATCGCGGGTGTGCTGGCCGCGAACGACGGCCTGGGCAACGCTGCCATCACGGTGCTGAAGAAGAACAACCTCAACGGCAAGGTCCCGGTCACCGGCCAGGACGCCACCGTGCAGGGCCTGCAGAACATCCTCGCCGGCGACCAGTGCATGACCGTCTACAAGGCGATCAAGAAGGAGGCTGACGCGGCGGCCAAGCTGGCCATCGCGCTGGCCAAGGGCGAGAAGCCCACGGCGACCGGCACGGTCAAGGACTCCGAGAGCAACGCGGACGTGCCCGCCGTCCTGCTGGAGCCGCAGGCCATCTTCTTCGACACGGTCAAGGACGTCGTCGCCGACGGCTACGTGACCAAGGAAGACCTGTGCACCGGAGAGTTCGCCGCCAAGTGCACCGAGGCCGGAATCTCGTGA
- a CDS encoding ROK family transcriptional regulator codes for MRAGPSQEEIRRHNLGALLRHVHLGGPISRAELTNRLGLNRSTIMALTADLTAAGLVREELPRETGRAGRPSLVVRPESARVYVFAFDVGVDRLVAARVGLGGTILDRRDAVRRRDPFSTEEVVGQLAAFARQMHRKTRSDTVCVGAAAAFSGGVDRGGGVVRFGPNMGTVGDVPFAEEMTRRLGLGLRVAVGNDANLAALAEHTRGVGVGCRDLIYLHGDVGVGGGVIVNGQLLGGHMGFGGEVGHMIVNPDRGRPCSCGSSGCLEAEVGERALLEAAGRFGSQAGRDAVRAVVDAADRGDVVAQAALNRVGDWLGLGVANLVNLFNPEMVVFGGMLREIYLGSAAQVRSRLAVEALPPSREHLRLRTSALADEATLVGAAELAFSRVLADPLEVLARAGS; via the coding sequence ATGCGGGCAGGCCCCTCCCAGGAGGAGATCAGGCGCCACAACCTCGGCGCCCTGCTCCGGCACGTCCATCTGGGCGGCCCCATCTCGCGCGCGGAGCTCACCAACCGGCTGGGGCTCAACCGCAGCACCATCATGGCCCTCACCGCGGACCTGACCGCCGCCGGCCTGGTCAGGGAGGAGCTCCCCAGGGAGACCGGGCGTGCCGGACGCCCGTCCCTGGTGGTGCGGCCGGAGTCGGCGCGGGTCTACGTGTTCGCCTTCGACGTGGGCGTCGACCGCCTGGTCGCCGCCCGCGTCGGCCTGGGCGGCACGATCCTGGACCGCCGCGACGCCGTGCGGCGGCGAGACCCCTTCTCCACGGAGGAGGTCGTCGGCCAGCTCGCGGCCTTCGCCCGGCAGATGCATCGCAAGACCCGCTCCGACACGGTGTGCGTCGGGGCGGCGGCGGCCTTCTCCGGGGGAGTCGACCGCGGCGGCGGCGTCGTCAGGTTCGGGCCCAACATGGGCACGGTGGGCGACGTGCCGTTCGCCGAGGAGATGACCCGGCGGCTGGGCCTCGGCCTGCGGGTCGCGGTCGGCAACGACGCCAACCTCGCCGCCCTCGCCGAGCACACCCGCGGTGTCGGCGTCGGCTGCCGCGATCTCATCTACCTGCACGGGGACGTCGGCGTGGGCGGCGGCGTGATCGTCAACGGCCAGCTGCTCGGCGGCCACATGGGCTTCGGCGGAGAGGTCGGGCACATGATCGTCAACCCTGACCGGGGCCGCCCCTGTAGCTGCGGCTCCTCCGGCTGCCTGGAGGCCGAGGTGGGGGAGCGGGCCCTGCTGGAGGCCGCCGGCCGGTTCGGTTCCCAGGCCGGCCGGGACGCCGTGCGCGCCGTGGTCGACGCGGCCGACCGCGGCGACGTCGTCGCCCAGGCCGCGCTCAACCGCGTCGGCGACTGGCTGGGCCTGGGCGTCGCCAACCTCGTCAACCTCTTCAACCCGGAGATGGTCGTCTTCGGAGGCATGCTCCGCGAGATCTACCTGGGGTCCGCGGCGCAGGTCCGCAGCCGTCTCGCCGTCGAGGCCCTTCCCCCCTCCCGCGAGCACCTGCGCCTGCGCACCTCCGCCCTCGCCGACGAGGCCACCCTCGTCGGCGCCGCGGAGCTGGCCTTCTCCCGGGTCCTCGCCGACCCCCTGGAGGTTCTCGCTCGCGCGGGTTCCTGA
- a CDS encoding DUF1707 SHOCT-like domain-containing protein, whose amino-acid sequence MTPRSDRHPARDRRHHRWEGPYAGWHGPFDGWEGPFPARRDPHAEQESPHVGPEDLRIGDAEREVTVTALREHYAQGRLTREELDERLGLALSARTGRDLALVGADLPRPHDHRAYDRRPHHHVWGVHDLRGRSRHAVRNRTARRGGPPFAPLLLLLVVAGVAVTGFGALRFLFLAWLVLALAGLFHRRRWHAHDRRITPPGVR is encoded by the coding sequence ATGACGCCGCGAAGCGACCGGCACCCCGCCCGAGATCGCCGGCACCACCGCTGGGAGGGCCCCTACGCCGGCTGGCACGGCCCGTTCGACGGGTGGGAGGGCCCGTTCCCCGCCCGGAGGGATCCGCACGCCGAACAGGAGAGCCCGCACGTCGGACCGGAGGATCTGCGGATCGGAGACGCCGAGCGCGAGGTGACCGTGACGGCCCTGCGTGAGCACTACGCGCAGGGCCGCCTGACCCGGGAGGAGCTCGACGAGCGCCTCGGCCTGGCCCTGTCCGCGCGGACGGGCCGCGACCTGGCCCTGGTCGGCGCCGACCTGCCGCGCCCGCACGACCACCGCGCGTACGACCGCCGCCCGCACCACCACGTGTGGGGTGTCCACGACCTCCGGGGCCGGAGCCGGCACGCGGTCCGGAACCGGACGGCACGCCGGGGCGGGCCGCCGTTCGCCCCCCTGCTCCTGCTGCTGGTGGTGGCGGGGGTGGCGGTCACCGGGTTCGGCGCGCTGAGGTTCCTCTTCCTCGCCTGGCTGGTGCTGGCGCTGGCGGGTCTGTTCCATCGCAGGCGGTGGCATGCCCACGACCGGCGGATCACCCCTCCGGGCGTGCGCTGA
- the mug gene encoding G/U mismatch-specific DNA glycosylase, translating into MASRDRAPAAPSRAELEAARDRTVDDVLGPALDVLFCGINPGLYSAATGCHFARPGNRFWPALYRSGFTPRLLAPSEQHLLPSYGLGITNVVRRASAQAAELSAEELREGGERLVKLVAEAGPKVLAVAGVTAYRQAFGRPKAAIGPQESRIGEAAVWVLPNPSGLNAHWTLDRIAAEMRRLRESLS; encoded by the coding sequence GTGGCATCGCGAGATCGGGCGCCGGCGGCGCCGAGCAGGGCCGAACTGGAGGCCGCCAGGGATCGCACGGTCGACGACGTGCTCGGCCCCGCACTGGACGTGCTGTTCTGCGGCATCAACCCGGGCCTCTACTCGGCGGCCACCGGCTGCCACTTCGCCCGGCCGGGCAACCGGTTCTGGCCGGCGCTGTACCGCTCCGGCTTCACCCCCCGGCTGCTGGCCCCCTCCGAGCAGCATCTGCTGCCCTCGTACGGGCTGGGCATCACCAACGTGGTGCGGCGAGCCAGCGCGCAGGCCGCCGAGCTGTCGGCCGAGGAACTGCGCGAGGGCGGGGAGCGGCTGGTGAAGCTGGTCGCCGAGGCGGGACCGAAGGTGCTGGCGGTGGCGGGGGTGACCGCCTACCGGCAGGCGTTCGGCAGGCCGAAGGCCGCGATCGGGCCGCAGGAGTCGCGGATCGGCGAGGCGGCGGTGTGGGTGCTCCCCAACCCCAGCGGCCTGAACGCGCACTGGACCCTCGACCGGATCGCGGCGGAGATGCGGCGGCTCAGGGAGTCGCTGTCGTAG
- a CDS encoding sugar ABC transporter permease, translated as MTATISPKRGVKEAPSISSNVRGYAERIRGGDMGALPAVFGLVVLCTVFAIMRPSFVTAGNFANLFTQGAAVTVIAMGLVFVLLLGEIDLSAGFASGVCAAVLAIALTNQGSPWYVAVAAAILTGVVIGTTLGAIVAKLGIPSFVVTLAAFLAFQGLVLLLVKGGTIIAVRDETILAIANKNLPPVLGWGLLVAGVVAYAALQSLRARKRAARGLTADPVSLIAVRVGALALLGGLAVYILNLERSRNAAVVSLAGVPIVVPIIVVLLLVLTFVLRRTAFGRHLYAVGGNAEAARRAGINVDLMKISAFAICSSMAALGGIIAASRASSVDPNTGGSNVLLYAVGAAVIGGTSLFGGKGRVLDAVLGGAVVAVIENGMGLMGYSSGVKFMVTGSVLLLAAMVDALSRKRAAATGLR; from the coding sequence ATGACCGCCACGATTTCCCCGAAGCGCGGCGTGAAAGAGGCGCCCTCCATCAGCTCCAACGTCCGGGGCTACGCCGAGCGGATCCGCGGCGGGGACATGGGCGCGCTGCCCGCGGTGTTCGGCCTCGTCGTGCTCTGCACGGTCTTCGCGATCATGCGACCCTCCTTCGTCACCGCCGGGAACTTCGCCAACCTCTTCACCCAGGGCGCCGCGGTCACCGTGATCGCCATGGGTCTCGTCTTCGTGCTCCTCCTCGGTGAGATCGACCTGTCGGCGGGCTTCGCCAGCGGCGTCTGCGCCGCGGTGCTGGCGATCGCGCTCACCAACCAGGGCAGCCCCTGGTACGTGGCGGTGGCGGCGGCCATCCTCACCGGCGTGGTGATCGGCACCACGCTCGGCGCCATCGTCGCCAAGCTGGGCATCCCGTCCTTCGTGGTGACGCTCGCCGCCTTCCTGGCCTTCCAGGGACTGGTCCTGCTGCTGGTCAAGGGCGGCACCATCATCGCCGTCCGCGACGAGACGATCCTCGCGATCGCCAACAAGAACCTCCCGCCCGTGCTCGGCTGGGGTCTGCTGGTCGCCGGGGTCGTCGCCTACGCCGCACTCCAGTCGCTGCGCGCCCGCAAGCGCGCCGCCCGCGGCCTGACCGCCGACCCGGTCTCGTTGATCGCGGTCCGGGTGGGCGCCCTCGCGCTGCTGGGCGGGCTCGCGGTCTACATCCTCAACCTGGAGCGCAGCCGCAACGCCGCGGTCGTCTCGCTGGCGGGTGTGCCGATCGTGGTGCCGATCATCGTGGTGCTGCTGCTGGTCCTGACGTTCGTGCTCCGCCGCACGGCGTTCGGACGCCACCTCTACGCCGTCGGCGGCAACGCCGAGGCCGCACGCCGGGCGGGCATCAACGTCGACCTGATGAAGATCAGCGCCTTCGCGATCTGCTCGTCCATGGCCGCGCTCGGCGGCATCATCGCCGCGTCCCGTGCCAGTTCCGTCGACCCCAACACCGGCGGCAGCAACGTGCTGCTCTACGCGGTCGGCGCCGCCGTCATCGGCGGCACCAGCCTGTTCGGCGGCAAGGGGCGGGTGCTGGACGCGGTCCTGGGCGGCGCCGTGGTCGCGGTCATCGAGAACGGGATGGGCCTGATGGGCTACAGCTCCGGGGTGAAGTTCATGGTGACCGGATCGGTCCTGCTGCTGGCCGCCATGGTGGACGCGCTGTCGCGCAAACGGGCGGCCGCCACTGGTCTAAGGTGA
- a CDS encoding PadR family transcriptional regulator encodes MTSAEAMRGPWEGFDPREIRREMKRAGRAAWSRMAAGWHEHPWGPGPHGPHGDEPHRGGPHEHRHRGPRGPFPTGAFPWDFGRSGHGRRGRGGGPFGGGPFGGPPFGRGRKAKRGDVRAAILALLTEAPRNGYQIIQEIERRSEGGWKPSPGAVYPALQQLTDEGLVSCEESEGRKTFDLTGAGRAYVADHADEVRAPWEEMTPDVDESTWELLDLARQAASAMTQILQTGSDAQIRQARQILVETRRKLYRILADGDPGEE; translated from the coding sequence ATGACATCGGCGGAAGCGATGCGCGGCCCGTGGGAGGGGTTCGACCCGCGGGAGATCCGGCGCGAGATGAAGAGAGCGGGCCGCGCGGCCTGGAGCCGCATGGCCGCCGGGTGGCACGAGCACCCCTGGGGTCCGGGGCCGCACGGTCCCCACGGCGACGAACCGCACCGGGGCGGCCCGCATGAGCACCGGCACCGCGGCCCCCGCGGCCCCTTCCCCACAGGTGCCTTCCCGTGGGACTTCGGCCGCTCCGGTCACGGCCGCCGCGGCCGCGGCGGAGGACCGTTCGGCGGAGGACCGTTCGGCGGGCCGCCGTTCGGGCGTGGCCGCAAGGCGAAGCGGGGTGACGTCCGCGCCGCGATCCTGGCGCTGCTCACCGAGGCGCCGCGCAACGGCTACCAGATCATCCAGGAGATCGAACGGCGCAGCGAGGGCGGCTGGAAGCCCAGCCCGGGGGCGGTCTACCCCGCGCTCCAGCAGCTCACCGACGAAGGGCTGGTCTCGTGCGAGGAGAGCGAGGGGCGTAAGACCTTCGACCTCACCGGGGCGGGCCGGGCCTACGTGGCCGACCACGCCGACGAGGTGCGTGCCCCGTGGGAGGAGATGACCCCCGACGTCGACGAGAGCACCTGGGAGCTGCTGGACCTCGCACGCCAGGCGGCGTCCGCCATGACCCAGATCCTGCAGACCGGTAGCGACGCGCAGATCCGTCAGGCCAGGCAGATCCTGGTCGAGACGCGCCGCAAGCTCTACCGGATCCTGGCCGACGGCGACCCCGGCGAGGAGTGA
- a CDS encoding ATP-binding cassette domain-containing protein, with translation MTPVLELRGIDKSFGPVQVLHRVDFSAYAGEVTALVGDNGAGKSTLVKCVGGIHPIDSGGYLFDGRPVQIGSPRDAAELGIEIVYQDLALCDNLDIVQNMFLGREHRRGIVLDEDTMEEMAAKTLESLSVRTVKSIRQRVASLSGGQRQTVAIAKAVLWNSKVVILDEPTAALGVAQTAQVLELVRRLADQGLAVVLISHNMNDVFAVSDRIAALYLGRMAAQVKTSDVTHAQVVELITSGRSGDLGLTNGVTV, from the coding sequence ATGACCCCCGTACTGGAACTCCGCGGGATCGACAAGAGCTTCGGTCCCGTCCAGGTTCTGCACCGAGTCGACTTCTCCGCCTACGCCGGGGAGGTGACCGCGCTGGTCGGCGACAACGGCGCGGGCAAGTCCACCCTCGTCAAGTGCGTCGGCGGCATCCACCCGATCGACTCCGGCGGCTACCTCTTCGACGGCAGGCCCGTCCAGATCGGCAGCCCGCGTGACGCCGCCGAACTGGGCATCGAGATCGTCTACCAGGACCTCGCGCTCTGCGACAACCTCGACATCGTCCAGAACATGTTCCTCGGCCGCGAGCACAGGCGCGGCATCGTCCTCGACGAGGACACCATGGAGGAGATGGCGGCCAAGACCCTGGAGAGCCTGTCGGTCCGCACCGTCAAGTCCATCCGCCAGCGCGTCGCCAGCCTCTCCGGCGGCCAGCGGCAGACCGTGGCCATCGCCAAGGCCGTCCTCTGGAACAGCAAGGTCGTCATCCTCGACGAGCCCACCGCGGCGCTCGGCGTCGCGCAGACCGCACAGGTGCTGGAGCTCGTCCGCCGCCTCGCCGACCAGGGACTGGCCGTCGTGCTGATCTCGCACAACATGAACGACGTGTTCGCCGTCTCCGACCGCATCGCCGCCCTCTACCTCGGCCGGATGGCGGCCCAGGTCAAGACCTCCGACGTCACCCACGCACAGGTCGTCGAACTGATCACCTCCGGCCGCAGCGGCGACCTCGGCCTCACCAACGGAGTCACGGTATGA
- the acnA gene encoding aconitate hydratase AcnA, translating to MSANSFGSRDTLRVGDAAYEIYRLDAVEGAGRLPYSLKILLENLLRTEDGANITADHIRALGQWDPAAAPSVEIQFTPARVIMQDFTGVPCVVDLATMREAVRDLGGDPARINPLAPAEMVIDHSVIVDFFGGPDSFQRNVDREYERNRERYQFLRWGQTAFDEFKVVPPGTGIVHQVNIEHLARVVMIRDGKAYPDTCVGTDSHTTMENGIGVLGWGVGGIEAEAAMLGQPISMLIPRVVGFKLTGKLPAGATATDLVLTITEMLRKHGVVGKFVEFYGEGVSSVPLANRATIGNMSPEFGSTCAIFPIDGQTVDYLRLTGRSEEQVRLVEAYAKAQGLWLDPSAEEPVFSEYIELDLATVVPSIAGPKRPQDRIALSDAKRAWRAAVKDYAPSVQGPADEASDESFPASDSPAISHDGNGDKPHAAGLDGERPRRPVPVTLADGTSFEIDHGVVTIAAITSCTNTSNPYVMLGAALLARNAVEKGLTRKPWVKTSLAPGSQVVTGYFERSGLQPYLDKIGFNLVGYGCTTCIGNSGPLQEEISAAIQENDLAVTAVLSGNRNFEGRINPDVKMNYLASPPLVVAYALAGTMDIDLATEPLGTGADGEPVFLADVWPSPEEVAEVVASSIDQEMFLRDYADVFKGDETWQSLPIPTGDTFEWDPASTYVRKAPYFDGMPRDPQPVSDIAGARVLAKLGDSVTTDHISPAGAIKVGTPAAEYLRENGVEVRDFNSYGSRRGNHEVMIRGTFANIRLKNLLLDGVEGGYTRDFTLDGGPQSFIYDASVNYQAAGVPLVVLAGKEYGSGSSRDWAAKGTALLGVRAVIAESYERIHRSNLIGMGVLPLQFPEGETADSLGLTGEETFDITGVEALNSGGVPQTVTVRAGEKEFQAVVRIDTPGEADYYRHGGIMQYVLRSLLAKS from the coding sequence GTGTCCGCGAACAGCTTCGGCAGCCGTGACACGCTCCGCGTCGGTGACGCGGCATACGAGATCTACCGGCTGGACGCCGTGGAGGGGGCGGGGCGTCTCCCGTACAGCCTGAAGATCCTGCTGGAGAACCTGCTCCGCACGGAGGACGGCGCGAACATCACCGCCGACCACATCCGCGCGCTCGGCCAGTGGGACCCGGCCGCGGCGCCCAGCGTGGAGATCCAGTTCACGCCGGCCCGTGTGATCATGCAGGACTTCACCGGCGTCCCCTGCGTGGTGGACCTGGCCACCATGCGCGAGGCCGTCCGCGACCTCGGCGGCGACCCGGCCAGGATCAACCCGCTGGCCCCGGCGGAGATGGTCATCGACCACTCCGTCATCGTCGACTTCTTCGGCGGCCCCGACTCCTTCCAGCGCAACGTCGACCGCGAGTACGAGCGCAACCGGGAGCGCTACCAGTTCCTGCGCTGGGGGCAGACCGCCTTCGACGAGTTCAAGGTCGTCCCGCCGGGCACCGGCATCGTGCACCAGGTCAACATCGAGCACCTGGCCCGGGTCGTCATGATCCGTGACGGGAAGGCGTACCCGGACACCTGTGTCGGCACCGACTCCCACACCACCATGGAGAACGGCATCGGCGTCCTCGGCTGGGGCGTGGGCGGCATCGAGGCCGAGGCCGCGATGCTCGGTCAGCCGATCTCCATGCTGATCCCGCGCGTGGTCGGCTTCAAGCTGACCGGCAAGCTCCCCGCCGGCGCCACCGCCACCGACCTCGTGCTCACCATCACCGAGATGCTGCGCAAGCACGGCGTCGTCGGCAAGTTCGTGGAGTTCTACGGCGAGGGCGTGTCCAGCGTGCCGCTGGCCAACCGCGCCACGATCGGCAACATGAGCCCCGAGTTCGGCTCCACCTGTGCGATCTTCCCGATCGACGGCCAGACGGTCGACTACCTGCGGCTGACCGGCCGCTCCGAGGAGCAGGTGCGGCTCGTCGAGGCGTACGCCAAGGCCCAGGGGCTGTGGCTGGACCCGTCGGCGGAGGAGCCGGTCTTCTCCGAGTACATCGAGCTGGACCTCGCCACGGTCGTGCCGTCCATCGCCGGCCCCAAGCGCCCGCAGGACCGCATCGCGCTGTCGGACGCCAAGCGGGCCTGGCGCGCGGCCGTCAAGGACTACGCGCCGAGCGTGCAGGGCCCGGCCGACGAGGCGTCCGACGAGTCGTTCCCCGCCTCCGACTCGCCGGCGATCTCCCACGACGGCAACGGCGACAAGCCGCACGCGGCCGGCCTCGACGGGGAGCGGCCCCGCAGGCCGGTCCCGGTCACGCTGGCCGACGGCACCAGCTTCGAGATCGACCACGGCGTGGTGACCATCGCCGCGATCACCAGCTGCACCAACACCTCCAACCCGTACGTCATGCTCGGCGCCGCGCTGCTGGCCAGGAACGCGGTGGAGAAGGGCCTGACCCGCAAGCCGTGGGTCAAGACCTCCCTCGCCCCCGGCTCCCAGGTCGTGACCGGCTACTTCGAGCGCTCCGGCCTGCAGCCGTACCTCGACAAGATCGGTTTCAACCTGGTCGGCTACGGCTGCACCACCTGCATCGGCAACTCCGGCCCGCTGCAGGAGGAGATCTCCGCCGCGATCCAGGAGAACGACCTGGCCGTGACCGCGGTGCTGTCCGGCAACCGCAACTTCGAGGGCCGGATCAACCCCGACGTCAAGATGAACTACCTGGCCTCGCCGCCGCTGGTCGTCGCCTACGCCCTCGCCGGCACCATGGACATCGACCTCGCCACCGAGCCGCTGGGCACCGGCGCGGACGGCGAGCCGGTCTTCCTCGCCGACGTCTGGCCCTCGCCGGAGGAGGTCGCCGAGGTGGTCGCGTCCTCCATCGACCAGGAGATGTTCCTGCGCGACTACGCCGACGTCTTCAAGGGCGACGAGACCTGGCAGTCGCTGCCGATCCCGACCGGCGACACCTTCGAGTGGGACCCGGCCTCGACCTACGTGCGCAAGGCCCCCTACTTCGACGGCATGCCGCGTGACCCGCAGCCGGTCTCCGACATCGCCGGGGCCCGCGTGCTCGCCAAGCTGGGCGACTCGGTCACCACCGACCACATCTCGCCCGCCGGGGCCATCAAGGTCGGCACCCCGGCCGCCGAGTACCTGCGCGAGAACGGCGTCGAGGTCAGGGACTTCAACTCCTACGGCTCGCGCCGCGGCAACCACGAGGTGATGATCCGCGGCACCTTCGCCAACATCCGGCTGAAGAACCTGCTGCTCGACGGTGTGGAGGGCGGCTACACCCGCGACTTCACCCTCGACGGCGGCCCGCAGAGCTTCATCTACGACGCCTCCGTCAACTACCAGGCCGCGGGCGTCCCGCTCGTCGTCCTGGCGGGCAAGGAGTACGGTTCCGGCTCCTCGCGCGACTGGGCGGCCAAGGGCACGGCGCTGCTGGGCGTCCGCGCGGTCATCGCCGAGTCGTACGAGCGCATCCACCGCTCCAACCTGATCGGCATGGGCGTGCTGCCGCTGCAGTTCCCCGAGGGGGAGACCGCCGACTCGCTGGGCCTGACCGGTGAGGAGACCTTCGACATCACCGGTGTCGAGGCCCTCAACTCCGGCGGCGTCCCGCAGACCGTGACGGTCAGGGCGGGCGAGAAGGAATTCCAGGCCGTCGTACGCATCGACACCCCCGGTGAGGCGGACTACTACCGCCACGGAGGGATCATGCAGTACGTCCTGCGCTCCCTGCTCGCCAAGAGCTGA